The Nocardia arthritidis genome has a window encoding:
- the nadD gene encoding nicotinate-nucleotide adenylyltransferase: MHENGRRRRKLGVMGGTFDPIHHGHLVAASEVANRFELDEVIFVPTGQPWQKAGVAVSPAEDRYLMTVIATASNPRFSVSRADIDRGKVTYTVDTLREMQAAYPDAELYFITGADALANILTWHDWAELFELAKFVGVTRPGYELNTDHLEEHLRDLPADAVTMIEIPALSISSSECRRRAAENRPVWYLVPDGVVQYISKRHLYAAQEAEGPLSVGKRSEAQE, encoded by the coding sequence ATGCACGAGAACGGTCGGCGCCGACGCAAGCTGGGGGTGATGGGCGGCACCTTCGACCCCATCCACCACGGCCACCTGGTTGCCGCGAGTGAGGTTGCCAACAGGTTCGAACTGGACGAGGTGATCTTCGTCCCGACCGGTCAACCATGGCAGAAGGCGGGCGTGGCGGTCAGCCCCGCCGAGGACCGCTACCTGATGACGGTCATCGCGACCGCCTCCAACCCGCGGTTCTCGGTGAGTCGCGCCGATATCGATCGGGGCAAGGTCACCTACACGGTGGACACCCTGCGCGAGATGCAGGCCGCCTATCCGGACGCCGAGCTGTACTTCATCACCGGAGCGGATGCGTTGGCCAACATCCTGACATGGCACGATTGGGCGGAACTGTTCGAACTGGCCAAGTTCGTCGGAGTGACCCGTCCCGGATACGAGCTGAACACCGACCATCTCGAGGAACATCTGCGTGATCTTCCCGCCGATGCGGTGACCATGATCGAAATCCCGGCCCTGTCCATCTCGTCGAGCGAATGCCGGCGCCGCGCCGCCGAGAATCGGCCGGTGTGGTACCTCGTCCCCGACGGCGTGGTGCAGTACATATCGAAGCGGCACCTATATGCCGCGCAGGAAGCGGAAGGTCCATTGAGCGTGGGTAAGCGGAGCGAGGCACAGGAATGA
- a CDS encoding ComEA family DNA-binding protein, translating to MSRHDERERIRRRLGALQRDIGAGRASAIGAAPARAGGVRMRPIPLGSPISGFRGRPGDPRSVARPDAADSDVCGAATDFGKWELEQLAPEPGRRDGEFAAVERPKWLDEPADRAGWWERLVPERFRGTRLDPGRRGVLTLAAVGLAAVAVAVVMVVRDRPVAQAVPPPTVHPAATSARAVHASGAPSVAPPANTELVVSVVGLVRRGGLHRLPPGSRVADAVAAAGGATEEADLTGLNLAQRLQDGDQVVVGSRQSQARSGSSTVGGANTTASGRPAVRIDLNTATESELDALPGVGPATARAILTWRATNGRFTDVSQLSQIDGIGPAKLSRLRDLVTV from the coding sequence ATGTCACGACATGACGAGCGCGAGCGGATTCGGCGGCGGCTCGGCGCGCTGCAGCGCGATATCGGGGCCGGGCGGGCTTCGGCGATCGGGGCGGCCCCGGCGCGGGCCGGTGGGGTGCGGATGCGTCCCATCCCGCTCGGCTCGCCGATCAGCGGATTCCGCGGACGGCCCGGCGATCCGAGATCCGTCGCGCGACCGGACGCCGCGGACTCCGACGTGTGCGGCGCCGCAACGGATTTCGGGAAGTGGGAGCTCGAACAGCTCGCGCCCGAGCCCGGCCGCCGCGACGGCGAATTCGCCGCCGTCGAACGACCCAAATGGCTCGACGAACCGGCGGATCGCGCCGGTTGGTGGGAACGCCTTGTGCCGGAACGGTTTCGCGGGACCCGGCTCGATCCGGGCCGCCGCGGCGTGCTCACCCTCGCCGCGGTCGGACTCGCCGCGGTGGCCGTCGCCGTCGTCATGGTGGTGCGCGACCGGCCGGTCGCCCAGGCGGTGCCGCCGCCGACGGTTCATCCGGCGGCCACCTCGGCCCGCGCCGTGCACGCCTCGGGCGCACCCTCCGTCGCGCCGCCCGCGAACACCGAATTGGTGGTCAGCGTGGTCGGATTGGTTCGGCGCGGCGGCCTGCATCGCCTGCCGCCCGGGTCCAGGGTCGCCGATGCCGTCGCGGCCGCGGGCGGCGCCACCGAGGAGGCCGACCTCACCGGCCTCAACCTGGCACAGCGCCTCCAGGACGGCGACCAGGTCGTCGTCGGCTCCCGGCAGAGCCAAGCCAGATCCGGCAGCAGCACCGTCGGCGGCGCGAACACCACCGCGTCCGGCCGCCCCGCCGTTCGCATAGACCTCAACACCGCCACCGAATCCGAACTCGACGCCCTCCCCGGCGTCGGCCCGGCCACCGCCCGCGCCATCCTCACCTGGCGCGCCACCAACGGCCGCTTCACCGACGTATCCCAGCTATCCCAAATAGATGGCATCGGCCCGGCCAAACTCTCCCGCCTCCGCGACCTGGTGACCGTATGA
- a CDS encoding PIN domain-containing protein — MLDCSAWSRVQSGQLDYTAIRKRYAGHGSMLVTTTIQLLEILFTAQSPAEWERLHTVMARYPLLHANVRTHRIATGIQRRLWHQGRKRAAGSADIYIAAIAVQYDTTVVHYDNDFEHIGAVAPEFRHEWVAERGTL, encoded by the coding sequence CTGCTCGATTGCAGTGCGTGGTCTCGGGTGCAGTCAGGGCAGCTCGATTACACGGCAATCCGGAAGCGATATGCCGGTCATGGCTCGATGCTGGTCACGACGACGATCCAATTGCTGGAGATCCTGTTCACCGCGCAGAGCCCTGCGGAGTGGGAAAGGCTCCACACCGTAATGGCACGATATCCGTTGCTGCACGCCAACGTTCGAACGCACCGAATTGCCACCGGCATTCAGCGACGGCTCTGGCACCAAGGCCGAAAACGAGCCGCGGGCTCCGCCGACATCTACATCGCCGCGATCGCCGTGCAATACGACACCACGGTCGTGCACTACGACAACGACTTCGAGCACATCGGCGCGGTCGCTCCCGAGTTCCGACACGAGTGGGTCGCCGAACGGGGAACACTGTGA
- a CDS encoding histidine phosphatase family protein, whose protein sequence is MSKYAGVRTLILLRHGQTEWNAVDRMQGQIDTDLTELGRRQAKEAARELVSRNAIAIVSSDLRRAYDTATALAEHTSLSVETDPRLRETNLGRWEGLTHYEVDAEYPGARVAWRLDAEYTPPDGESKLRVGARALPVVRELYTERQDWPGRTIILVAHGGLIAALTAALLDLPPRNWPALGGLANTSWVQLSSHGPSIDQPGWRLDVWNAAAKVAPDVL, encoded by the coding sequence GTGAGTAAGTATGCCGGTGTTCGCACGCTGATTCTGTTGCGGCACGGGCAGACGGAGTGGAACGCCGTCGACCGGATGCAGGGGCAGATCGACACCGATCTCACCGAACTCGGTAGGCGTCAGGCGAAAGAGGCCGCGCGCGAACTGGTTTCGCGCAACGCCATCGCGATCGTCTCCTCCGATCTGCGCCGCGCGTACGACACCGCGACGGCGCTGGCCGAGCACACCTCGCTGTCGGTCGAGACCGATCCCCGGCTGCGCGAGACGAACCTCGGCCGGTGGGAGGGGCTGACCCATTACGAGGTCGACGCCGAATACCCGGGCGCGCGGGTGGCCTGGCGGCTGGACGCCGAGTACACGCCGCCGGATGGAGAGAGCAAACTGCGGGTCGGGGCGCGGGCGCTGCCGGTCGTGCGGGAGCTGTACACCGAGCGACAGGATTGGCCCGGCCGCACTATCATCCTGGTGGCGCACGGCGGGCTGATCGCCGCCCTCACGGCCGCGCTGCTCGACCTGCCGCCCCGCAACTGGCCTGCCCTCGGCGGCTTGGCCAACACCAGCTGGGTGCAGCTCAGCAGCCACGGCCCGAGCATCGATCAACCCGGCTGGCGCCTGGACGTGTGGAATGCGGCGGCGAAGGTGGCACCGGATGTCCTCTGA
- the rsfS gene encoding ribosome silencing factor, with the protein MTASVESVEMAQVAARAADEKLASDVVVLDVSEQLVITDCFVIASAPNERQVNAIVDNVEEKLRAAGHKPVRREGTREGRWALLDYVDVVVHIQHNDERNFYALERLWKDCPVVPVDGIGVDPRQVRTDVEGAE; encoded by the coding sequence ATGACGGCATCGGTGGAGTCGGTGGAGATGGCGCAGGTCGCCGCGCGGGCCGCGGACGAGAAGCTGGCCTCCGACGTCGTGGTGCTCGACGTGTCCGAGCAACTGGTGATCACCGACTGCTTCGTCATCGCATCCGCGCCGAACGAGCGGCAGGTCAATGCCATCGTCGACAATGTCGAGGAGAAGCTACGCGCGGCCGGGCACAAGCCGGTGCGGCGCGAGGGCACCAGGGAGGGCCGCTGGGCGCTGCTCGACTACGTGGACGTCGTGGTGCACATCCAGCACAACGACGAGCGCAATTTCTATGCGCTGGAACGATTGTGGAAGGACTGCCCGGTGGTTCCCGTCGATGGCATCGGCGTCGATCCGCGTCAGGTCAGAACGGATGTGGAAGGCGCCGAGTGA
- the holA gene encoding DNA polymerase III subunit delta gives MADSIAPLHLVLGEEELLIERAIAEITGRVRAGAPDPDAVPVDRLRAGDASTAELAELLSPSLFAEDRVIVLDSAAEAGKEAVAVITAAAADPPPGVVLVVLHSGGGRAKALAPALQKAGAAVHNCAKLTKAAERVEFVRGEFRAAGIKASGDVVQVVLEAVGSDLRELAAACSQLAADTGGKLDVAAVHRYYSGKAEVSGFDVAELAVAGDRPAAMEALRWANDRGVPHVLLADALADSVHTIAKVGSAGRGDPFKLASELGMPPWKVKKAQQQARGWTSATIGSALQVVATLNADVKGGAADSSYALEYALTKILDLHAAG, from the coding sequence GTGGCGGATTCCATTGCACCCCTGCACCTGGTGCTCGGGGAAGAAGAACTGCTGATCGAGCGGGCGATCGCGGAGATCACCGGGCGGGTGCGGGCGGGTGCGCCGGATCCGGACGCGGTGCCGGTGGATCGTCTGCGGGCGGGCGATGCGAGCACCGCGGAGTTGGCGGAGCTGCTGAGCCCGTCCCTGTTCGCCGAGGACCGGGTGATCGTGCTGGATTCCGCGGCCGAGGCCGGTAAGGAGGCCGTCGCGGTGATCACCGCGGCAGCGGCCGATCCGCCGCCCGGCGTGGTGCTCGTGGTGCTGCATTCCGGCGGCGGCCGCGCGAAGGCGCTGGCTCCCGCGCTGCAGAAGGCGGGCGCCGCGGTGCACAACTGCGCGAAGCTCACCAAGGCGGCCGAGCGGGTCGAGTTCGTGCGCGGCGAATTCCGCGCGGCGGGCATCAAGGCGTCCGGCGATGTTGTCCAGGTGGTGCTGGAGGCGGTCGGTTCGGATCTGCGTGAGCTGGCCGCCGCGTGTTCGCAGTTGGCCGCGGATACCGGCGGCAAGCTCGATGTGGCGGCCGTGCACCGCTACTACTCGGGTAAGGCCGAGGTCTCCGGCTTCGATGTGGCCGAGCTTGCGGTGGCGGGTGATCGCCCGGCCGCGATGGAGGCGCTGCGCTGGGCCAACGATCGCGGCGTCCCGCACGTGCTGCTTGCCGACGCGCTGGCCGATTCGGTGCACACCATCGCGAAGGTCGGTTCGGCGGGCCGGGGCGACCCGTTCAAATTGGCTTCCGAGCTGGGCATGCCGCCCTGGAAGGTGAAGAAGGCGCAGCAGCAGGCGCGCGGCTGGACCTCCGCCACCATCGGCTCGGCACTGCAGGTGGTCGCGACGCTCAACGCCGATGTGAAGGGCGGCGCGGCGGATTCGAGTTACGCCCTGGAATACGCGCTCACCAAGATTCTCGATTTGCACGCGGCGGGCTGA
- a CDS encoding ComEC/Rec2 family competence protein: MSGIDGAGDVDPRAADEHAGELAVLDARLVPAAVFCWAATIVALAAGWVAGLLLAVGLMVAAIGLWVLLLWAMAHRSERLRAVALVALAAVLLGAGFAVAAAWREYRVATHPLRAVAGRSMQVVVTPSADPKAVRSNAFGEQRWVVRATLREYRSGAKSTTVGGAVVILASGEEWATLLPGRPMTFRARAEPPRRHDLTVATLRAQGPPEPAGAPPWWQRVAGYVRAELSAAAAGALGPDAAGLLPAVVVGDTSRLPEHVTEDFEIAGLEHIYVVSGANFSILLSAVLCVVRMLTLGPRAQAAVATLTLLLFVVIARPDPSVLRAAGMGAVTLLAMVTGRRKQALPALCAAIIGLLALAPELAMRAGFALSALATAGLILLAPSWSDWLRARGWWRGPAESVAVAVAAFVVTTPLLIALSGKLSTVSILANILVEPVIGPITVLGVLAAVLSVVWPPLAEAVLLCARPLLWWLLSVAERLAAVPGAELAIPGGTGGGILACALLVVAVLALRSRRVRRLAAVITICLAAVLVPVRVWHPGWPPPGWVLAACDVGQGDGLALSLGGGAAIVVDVGPQPRLMRSCLDRLRITTIPLLLLSHPHADHIGGLAGALRGRTVAAIAVAAGELAASHSPPANRSAAQHHSSKTGFEREPVADIAEVVSAARAADIPLLELQSGAELNFGPVELTILAPISSGAAQSSADNANDRSIVFAAKTPAGRILFTGDIEAEAQRALVNSGAPVQADILKVPHHGSRTTAAEFLDAVHPRLAVVSVGADNTFGHPNPAILAHLSALGATVVRTDHQGDVLILGSGPTLRTVARQRNSGD; this comes from the coding sequence ATGAGCGGAATCGATGGGGCCGGGGATGTTGATCCGCGGGCGGCGGATGAGCATGCGGGGGAGTTGGCCGTACTGGATGCGCGGCTGGTGCCCGCGGCGGTGTTCTGTTGGGCCGCAACGATTGTGGCGCTGGCAGCGGGGTGGGTTGCCGGACTGCTGCTTGCCGTCGGGTTGATGGTGGCGGCCATCGGGTTGTGGGTGCTGCTGCTGTGGGCGATGGCGCATCGCAGTGAGCGGTTGCGGGCGGTCGCGTTGGTCGCGCTGGCGGCGGTGCTGCTCGGCGCCGGATTCGCGGTGGCCGCCGCATGGCGGGAGTACCGGGTGGCGACCCATCCGCTGCGGGCCGTCGCCGGGCGGTCGATGCAGGTGGTCGTCACACCGAGCGCGGACCCGAAGGCGGTGCGGTCCAACGCCTTCGGCGAACAGCGGTGGGTGGTGCGAGCCACGCTGCGCGAGTATCGGAGCGGCGCGAAATCCACCACGGTGGGCGGCGCGGTGGTGATCCTGGCATCGGGCGAGGAGTGGGCCACCCTGCTGCCGGGGCGGCCGATGACCTTCCGGGCCCGCGCCGAGCCGCCGCGCAGACACGACCTCACGGTGGCCACCCTGCGGGCGCAGGGTCCGCCGGAACCGGCCGGCGCACCGCCGTGGTGGCAGCGGGTCGCCGGTTACGTGCGCGCCGAACTGTCGGCCGCGGCCGCGGGCGCGCTCGGCCCGGATGCGGCCGGACTGCTGCCCGCCGTGGTCGTCGGCGATACCTCTCGGCTGCCCGAACACGTCACCGAGGATTTCGAAATCGCGGGGCTGGAACACATTTACGTGGTGAGCGGAGCCAATTTCTCGATTCTGCTCTCGGCCGTGCTCTGCGTGGTCCGGATGCTGACGCTGGGGCCGCGCGCGCAGGCGGCCGTCGCCACGCTGACGCTGCTGCTGTTCGTGGTGATCGCCAGGCCCGATCCGAGCGTGCTGCGGGCCGCCGGGATGGGTGCGGTGACCCTGCTCGCCATGGTGACCGGTCGGCGCAAGCAGGCGCTGCCCGCCCTGTGTGCCGCGATCATCGGATTGCTCGCGCTGGCACCGGAATTGGCGATGCGAGCCGGATTCGCGCTGTCGGCGTTGGCCACCGCGGGCCTGATTCTGCTGGCGCCGAGCTGGTCCGACTGGTTGCGGGCCCGCGGCTGGTGGCGCGGGCCCGCCGAATCGGTCGCGGTGGCCGTCGCCGCGTTCGTGGTCACCACCCCGCTGCTCATCGCGCTGTCCGGCAAGCTGAGCACGGTATCGATTCTGGCGAATATCCTGGTGGAGCCGGTGATCGGCCCGATCACCGTGCTCGGTGTGCTCGCGGCCGTGCTCTCGGTCGTCTGGCCGCCGCTCGCCGAAGCGGTGCTGCTGTGTGCGCGCCCATTGCTGTGGTGGTTGCTCTCGGTCGCCGAGCGCTTGGCCGCCGTGCCGGGCGCGGAGCTGGCGATACCCGGCGGAACCGGCGGCGGCATTCTGGCATGCGCACTGCTCGTCGTCGCCGTGCTGGCGCTGCGGTCGCGGCGGGTGCGCAGGCTGGCCGCCGTTATCACGATTTGCCTTGCGGCCGTGCTGGTTCCGGTCCGGGTCTGGCATCCGGGCTGGCCGCCGCCGGGCTGGGTGCTGGCCGCCTGCGATGTCGGCCAGGGCGACGGGCTCGCGCTCTCGCTCGGTGGTGGCGCCGCGATCGTCGTCGATGTCGGTCCGCAGCCGCGACTCATGCGCTCCTGCCTGGATCGGTTGCGTATCACCACAATTCCGCTGTTGCTGCTGTCGCATCCGCACGCCGACCATATCGGTGGCCTCGCGGGGGCGCTGCGCGGTCGCACGGTCGCGGCGATCGCGGTAGCCGCGGGAGAGCTGGCGGCCTCTCATTCACCTCCGGCGAACAGAAGTGCGGCACAGCACCATTCGTCGAAAACCGGCTTCGAGCGTGAGCCGGTCGCCGATATCGCCGAGGTGGTCTCCGCCGCACGGGCGGCCGACATTCCGCTTCTGGAATTACAGTCCGGTGCGGAATTGAATTTCGGCCCGGTCGAATTGACGATTCTGGCCCCGATATCGAGCGGTGCAGCACAATCTTCCGCCGACAACGCCAATGACCGTTCGATTGTCTTCGCTGCCAAAACGCCTGCGGGCCGAATCCTGTTCACCGGAGATATCGAGGCCGAAGCCCAACGCGCGTTGGTTAACTCCGGCGCACCGGTACAGGCCGACATCCTCAAAGTCCCGCATCACGGATCACGAACCACCGCAGCGGAATTCCTGGACGCTGTTCACCCGCGTCTAGCCGTGGTGAGCGTCGGCGCGGACAACACCTTCGGCCACCCGAATCCGGCCATCCTGGCCCATCTCTCGGCCCTCGGCGCGACCGTGGTCCGGACGGACCATCAGGGTGACGTGCTGATCCTCGGATCCGGCCCGACCCTGCGCACCGTTGCGCGCCAGCGAAATTCCGGCGACTGA
- a CDS encoding DegV family protein, which produces MAVVVVTDSSACLPAEFVDELGIAVVPLHVLIGDRAIREGIDPIEIDYAADTVTTSAASPGELREVYEQALARSDGDGVVAVHISRQLSGTWEAGRQAVRDMDAADQVRLVDSLGAGLATGLPVLAAARRARAGAALDVVYDTAVATASRARTFILVNRTEQLRRGGRLSSAAAFFGSELVTKPLLQIVEGRLELREKVRTRSKAYAKLVAAAVDAAGDDGAAVAVQHLGAADAAETVAAQLRELIPGIRELVVAEFGPALGVHLGLGAVGVLVVPGGCA; this is translated from the coding sequence TTGGCCGTCGTGGTCGTCACCGATTCGTCCGCCTGTCTGCCCGCCGAATTCGTCGACGAACTGGGAATCGCCGTCGTCCCACTGCATGTGCTGATCGGCGACCGCGCGATCCGGGAGGGCATCGACCCGATCGAGATCGACTATGCCGCCGACACCGTCACCACCTCGGCCGCCTCACCGGGTGAGCTGCGCGAGGTCTACGAACAGGCATTGGCCCGCAGCGACGGTGATGGCGTTGTGGCCGTACATATTTCGCGTCAGCTGTCCGGCACCTGGGAGGCGGGCAGGCAGGCGGTGCGGGATATGGACGCAGCAGATCAAGTGCGCCTGGTCGATTCGCTCGGCGCCGGGCTGGCCACCGGGCTGCCGGTGCTCGCGGCGGCGCGGCGGGCGCGGGCGGGCGCCGCGCTGGACGTCGTCTACGACACCGCGGTCGCGACCGCGAGCCGGGCGCGCACCTTCATCCTCGTCAACCGCACCGAACAGCTGCGGCGCGGCGGCCGATTGAGCAGTGCCGCAGCGTTTTTCGGCAGCGAGCTGGTCACCAAACCGCTGTTGCAGATCGTCGAGGGACGGCTCGAACTGCGGGAGAAAGTCCGCACCAGGTCCAAGGCGTACGCGAAACTCGTCGCCGCCGCGGTCGATGCGGCGGGCGATGACGGCGCGGCCGTCGCGGTGCAGCACCTCGGCGCGGCGGACGCGGCCGAAACCGTTGCCGCGCAATTGCGCGAGCTGATTCCGGGCATTCGCGAACTCGTCGTCGCCGAATTCGGCCCCGCGCTCGGCGTACACCTCGGCCTCGGTGCGGTCGGCGTGCTCGTCGTGCCCGGCGGCTGCGCCTGA
- the octT gene encoding diglucosylglycerate octanoyltransferase, which produces MSSEDPTRQGRPVLLVIADSLAYFGPKGGLPADDPRIWPNLVAAELGWDVELVARIGWTCRDGYWALIGDPRVWAAVPRAGAVVFAVGGMDSLPSPLPTALRELIRYLRPPAVRRRVRETYNWLQPRLSKLGRPVALPPHVSVDYLEQSRNALAQLRPELPMVAVLPSVHDCEAYGRVHSGREPAVRALLEWSGRTGVPLVDLAKAVRDNIFSGEANPDGIHWGWAAHVEVARAMVKTLQEVR; this is translated from the coding sequence ATGTCCTCTGAAGATCCGACCAGGCAGGGCCGGCCGGTGCTGCTGGTGATCGCCGACTCGTTGGCCTATTTCGGCCCGAAGGGCGGGCTGCCCGCCGACGACCCCAGGATCTGGCCGAATCTCGTTGCGGCCGAATTGGGTTGGGATGTCGAGTTGGTGGCCAGGATTGGCTGGACCTGCCGGGACGGATACTGGGCGCTGATCGGCGACCCGCGGGTGTGGGCCGCGGTGCCGCGCGCGGGCGCGGTGGTGTTCGCGGTCGGCGGCATGGACAGTCTGCCGTCCCCGCTGCCGACCGCGCTGCGCGAGCTCATCCGTTACCTGCGCCCGCCCGCGGTGCGCAGGCGGGTCAGGGAGACCTACAACTGGCTGCAACCGCGGCTGTCCAAACTCGGCAGGCCCGTCGCGCTGCCGCCGCACGTGAGCGTCGACTATCTGGAGCAGTCGCGAAATGCGTTGGCGCAGTTGCGGCCCGAGCTGCCGATGGTGGCCGTACTGCCGTCGGTGCACGACTGCGAGGCGTACGGCCGGGTGCATTCCGGACGTGAGCCCGCGGTGCGCGCGCTGCTGGAATGGTCTGGGCGCACCGGTGTTCCGCTGGTCGACCTCGCGAAAGCGGTGCGCGACAACATATTCTCCGGCGAGGCTAACCCTGATGGCATCCACTGGGGCTGGGCCGCGCACGTCGAGGTGGCCAGGGCCATGGTGAAAACCCTGCAGGAGGTTCGGTAG
- a CDS encoding HSP90 family protein, with protein MANTTNNVFQVDLRGIVDLLSHHLYSGPRVYVRELLQNAVDAVTARRQHDPLAPSDIRLDIEQGGLCVTDPGIGLTEADVHRFLATIGRSAKRDDIAGARREFLGQFGIGLLACFTVAEHIRVVSRSAIDPAAAPVEWVAGADGTYSVRVLAPRDHPEPGTTVHVTPRAGAGSWFAPERVVELAREYGSLLPYPVTVRAEGESVCVTEGLPVWRRKFGSPEERRLALLEYGARTLGFAPLDVIELDADLAGVHGVAYVLAQPGNPADTGAHRVYLKGMLLGAAVRGLLPDWAFFVRCVLDTDSLRPTASREGLYEDERLAIVREVLGEQVRCWLTDIAATAPNRLAAFLAVHTLGVKAMARHSPELLRIMLPHLLFETTDGRVPLSEFARNHPVVRVTATVEEFRQVAAIAAAQGVGVVNGGYVYDRELISLLPHVLPEVTVADLDPDTLTAALDTVAAADELALAPMLATARAALDRVGCEVIVRAFHPVSVPALYLDGRAARNERARAETAAEADDLWTEILGALESSIPRAQLVLNLHSPVVRGLRRIDDPAFLRTAVESLYGQALLMTHRPLRPADTALLNRAFGEFLDWATRHAVGNGEGER; from the coding sequence ATGGCGAATACGACCAACAACGTCTTCCAGGTCGATCTGCGGGGGATCGTCGATCTGCTGTCGCATCATCTGTATTCGGGCCCGCGCGTGTACGTTCGCGAGCTGTTACAGAACGCGGTGGACGCGGTCACCGCCCGGCGGCAGCACGATCCGTTGGCGCCGAGCGATATTCGCCTCGATATCGAACAGGGCGGCCTGTGCGTCACCGATCCCGGAATCGGGCTGACGGAGGCCGATGTGCACCGCTTCCTGGCCACCATCGGCCGCTCCGCCAAGCGCGACGATATCGCGGGCGCGCGCCGGGAATTCCTCGGGCAGTTCGGCATCGGGCTGCTGGCCTGTTTCACCGTCGCCGAACATATCCGGGTGGTGAGTCGCTCGGCGATCGATCCGGCGGCCGCACCGGTGGAATGGGTGGCCGGCGCCGACGGCACCTATTCGGTACGGGTGCTCGCGCCGCGGGACCATCCGGAGCCGGGTACGACGGTCCATGTGACGCCGCGCGCCGGGGCCGGATCGTGGTTCGCCCCCGAGCGGGTCGTCGAGCTGGCCCGTGAGTACGGTTCGCTGCTTCCGTATCCGGTGACGGTGCGCGCCGAGGGGGAATCCGTCTGTGTCACCGAGGGTTTGCCGGTTTGGCGGCGGAAGTTCGGTTCGCCGGAGGAGCGCAGGCTCGCCCTCCTCGAATACGGCGCGCGCACATTGGGTTTCGCGCCATTGGACGTCATCGAACTGGATGCTGATCTGGCCGGGGTGCACGGCGTGGCCTATGTGCTCGCACAGCCGGGCAATCCCGCCGATACCGGCGCGCACCGGGTCTACCTGAAAGGGATGCTGCTCGGCGCGGCCGTGCGCGGATTGCTGCCGGACTGGGCGTTTTTCGTGCGCTGTGTGCTCGATACCGATTCGCTGCGGCCCACCGCCTCGCGCGAGGGTCTCTACGAGGACGAGCGCCTCGCCATCGTGCGTGAGGTGCTCGGCGAGCAGGTGCGCTGCTGGCTCACCGATATCGCCGCCACCGCGCCGAACCGGCTGGCCGCCTTCCTCGCGGTGCATACGCTCGGCGTGAAGGCGATGGCCAGACATTCGCCGGAGCTGCTGCGAATCATGTTGCCGCACCTGTTGTTCGAGACGACGGACGGTCGCGTCCCGCTGAGCGAATTCGCCCGCAACCATCCGGTGGTCCGGGTCACCGCGACAGTCGAGGAGTTCCGCCAGGTGGCCGCGATCGCGGCGGCCCAGGGCGTGGGGGTGGTCAACGGCGGCTATGTCTATGACCGCGAGCTGATTTCGCTGCTCCCGCACGTCCTGCCCGAAGTGACGGTCGCGGACCTGGATCCGGACACGCTCACCGCGGCACTCGATACCGTCGCGGCGGCCGACGAATTGGCGCTGGCCCCGATGCTGGCGACGGCGCGCGCCGCACTGGACCGGGTGGGCTGCGAGGTGATCGTGCGGGCCTTTCATCCGGTTTCGGTGCCCGCGCTGTACCTGGACGGCCGGGCCGCGCGCAACGAGCGCGCCAGGGCCGAGACCGCTGCAGAGGCCGACGATTTGTGGACCGAAATCCTCGGCGCCCTCGAATCCTCGATTCCGCGTGCGCAATTGGTGCTGAATCTGCACAGCCCGGTGGTGCGCGGCCTGCGCCGCATCGATGACCCCGCCTTCCTGCGCACGGCCGTGGAATCGCTGTACGGCCAGGCCCTGCTGATGACCCACCGCCCGCTGCGCCCCGCCGACACCGCGCTGCTGAACCGCGCCTTCGGCGAATTCCTCGACTGGGCGACGCGGCACGCCGTCGGGAACGGCGAAGGAGAACGCTGA